The following proteins come from a genomic window of Paenibacillus swuensis:
- a CDS encoding acyl-CoA thioesterase, protein MKAKKVKETRVIRTDLVMPNDTNNHNTMFGGILMRNMDANSAIAARRHCRTDVVTASTDSVDFLHPIRPTDSICLESFVTWTGTTSIEVFTKAVAEDLNTGERKIAATAFLTFVSVNEAGQPQRVAPIAPETDEERKLHETGASRAEMRKVRRTQAKELASFLSMEKPWE, encoded by the coding sequence ATGAAGGCCAAAAAAGTGAAAGAAACACGTGTTATTCGCACCGATCTGGTTATGCCAAATGACACGAATAATCACAATACGATGTTTGGCGGGATCCTGATGCGCAATATGGATGCGAACTCTGCGATTGCAGCCCGCAGGCATTGTCGAACCGATGTCGTTACGGCTTCAACGGATTCCGTGGATTTTCTGCATCCGATTCGGCCGACAGACTCTATTTGTTTGGAATCGTTCGTAACTTGGACTGGCACTACTTCTATAGAGGTTTTTACGAAGGCGGTTGCTGAAGACTTGAATACGGGGGAACGGAAAATTGCGGCTACCGCTTTTTTGACTTTTGTAAGTGTGAATGAAGCGGGACAGCCTCAGCGAGTTGCTCCGATTGCTCCGGAAACAGATGAAGAGAGAAAGTTGCATGAAACCGGTGCTAGCCGAGCGGAAATGCGTAAAGTTCGCCGTACCCAGGCCAAAGAATTAGCCTCATTCCTTTCGATGGAGAAGCCATGGGAATGA
- a CDS encoding transposase gives MQEGFVDFNEFCRKFDTEHVCFETLFAYKWPTGYACPRCDHRHASKITTRRIPLYQCLNCNYQASLICDTVMEGTRTKLYKWFQAIFLLSHPAANINATKLSQIISVTYKTAWLILHKLRDAIHQADLQIVLTQAVKVNAGIYNKPLFTSTPYILPGEQPFIGAASVNQQGEMAYAKLKHVVHENNELQEVSRYDIEHYIKQHVRTNNVINESRMYFRHRYQPLSRLCRNASVEINRVYHGVSPKHLQAYFDELCFRINYSLSSSPATSLSQLLQIAATSITITYRQLTSPTRDISTTPSKFSAA, from the coding sequence GTGCAGGAAGGGTTCGTAGATTTTAATGAGTTTTGTAGAAAATTTGATACAGAGCATGTTTGTTTTGAAACGCTTTTTGCATATAAGTGGCCTACTGGCTACGCCTGTCCCCGTTGCGACCACCGACACGCTTCCAAAATAACCACGCGGCGAATCCCTCTATATCAATGCCTCAATTGTAACTACCAAGCTTCGCTGATTTGCGACACAGTCATGGAAGGAACTCGAACCAAGTTATATAAATGGTTTCAGGCGATCTTCCTGTTATCCCATCCTGCTGCCAATATTAACGCAACCAAACTCTCACAAATCATCTCCGTCACTTACAAAACAGCATGGCTCATTCTACATAAACTAAGAGATGCGATTCATCAAGCAGATCTACAGATTGTATTGACTCAAGCGGTTAAAGTAAACGCCGGCATTTATAATAAGCCTCTCTTCACAAGCACGCCTTATATTTTGCCTGGAGAACAACCCTTTATTGGAGCCGCTTCGGTTAACCAGCAAGGTGAGATGGCTTACGCAAAATTAAAGCATGTTGTCCATGAGAACAATGAGCTTCAAGAAGTTTCTAGATACGACATAGAACATTACATTAAACAACACGTTCGCACCAACAATGTCATTAATGAGAGCAGAATGTATTTCCGCCATCGCTATCAGCCTCTTTCCCGCCTCTGCAGAAATGCATCCGTTGAAATCAACAGAGTCTATCATGGAGTAAGTCCTAAACATCTACAGGCTTATTTTGATGAGCTTTGCTTTCGAATCAATTATTCTCTATCTAGTAGTCCCGCTACTTCTTTGTCCCAACTTCTACAAATAGCAGCAACGTCAATTACCATTACTTATCGTCAATTGACCTCTCCCACCCGCGATATTTCGACTACTCCATCTAAATTTTCTGCAGCATAA
- a CDS encoding SDR family NAD(P)-dependent oxidoreductase yields the protein MKTVMITAGAQGIGRAAALRFAEAGYRVSLCDTDKEAGLETVRHIHKLGGQALFLRGDAGSAEEMRRWFKVTDEEYGTVDVLVNNAGIGRGGSMLELDLDDFDRVLGVNLRGTFVCAQEAARRMRDSGGGGVIINIASTRALMSEPDTEAYAASKGGILALTHAMAVSLGRHGIRVHAISPGWIETGDWQYSERAKTPHHSEEDRLQHPVGRVGVPDDIAHACLYLAGPHASFITGQNLVIDGGMTVKMIYAE from the coding sequence ATGAAGACGGTGATGATTACCGCGGGCGCGCAAGGTATCGGGCGCGCTGCCGCTCTTCGTTTTGCGGAAGCAGGTTATCGCGTGTCCTTGTGCGATACCGACAAAGAGGCCGGACTGGAAACCGTCCGGCATATACATAAACTTGGAGGCCAAGCCTTGTTTCTGCGCGGTGACGCGGGGAGCGCCGAGGAGATGCGGCGCTGGTTTAAAGTCACCGACGAGGAATACGGCACGGTCGACGTGCTTGTCAACAACGCGGGCATAGGACGAGGAGGCTCCATGCTGGAGCTAGACTTGGACGACTTTGACCGCGTGCTGGGCGTGAATTTGCGCGGCACCTTTGTGTGCGCGCAAGAGGCGGCCCGCCGGATGCGTGATTCCGGCGGCGGCGGGGTAATCATCAACATCGCGTCTACGCGAGCGTTGATGTCAGAGCCGGACACGGAAGCCTACGCGGCTTCGAAGGGCGGCATACTCGCGTTGACACACGCGATGGCGGTGAGCCTCGGTCGCCACGGCATCCGTGTCCATGCAATCTCCCCCGGTTGGATTGAAACTGGGGATTGGCAGTATTCGGAGCGTGCGAAGACGCCGCACCACTCCGAAGAGGACCGGCTGCAGCATCCGGTTGGCCGCGTGGGCGTCCCGGACGATATCGCGCATGCTTGTCTGTATTTAGCAGGACCACACGCAAGCTTCATCACGGGTCAAAACCTGGTCATCGACGGGGGCATGACTGTGAAAATGATATACGCTGAATGA
- a CDS encoding hydroxysqualene dehydroxylase, which translates to MPKVIILGGGIAGMSAAHELAERGFQVEVYEMKHLPGGKARSIPVPGTGINGRKDLPGEHGFRFFPKFYKHIPDTLKRIPYKNNKNGVYDNLVEGTRLGLARYGMDPVELCTEFPFSLSDIRTMIISIFDNNLGLTEHDVEQYVSKLWQVMTSCDERRFLDFQRIGWWNFIQADKQSEAYRKVFTGLTRILVAAKSREANAYTIGAVCGQIMVDMITPGSADRLLNGPTNEVWLEPWLRHLVNMGVEYHMQTKALSIECIDGVIQGVWIELDGQPVRVTGDYYIAAVPVEVMAGLLNEDLCNADPLLGRLPELAESVDWMNGIQFFLNEDAPIIHGHMIYMDTPWALTSVSQKQFWPNSNLSDYGDGLVQGVLSVDISDWSTEGVIYGKKAMDCSPEQIKEEVWEQLKRSLNRDGEIVLRDEQVHSWFLDDDIHYPNPEGACSNMEPLLVNKIHTWDLRPNAYTQIPNFFLAADYVRTNTDLATMEGANEAARRAVNCILEASGSKEDPCKVWEMYEQTMLALWRKHDRERFQQGLPWNGALA; encoded by the coding sequence ATGCCAAAAGTAATCATTCTAGGTGGCGGAATCGCCGGAATGAGCGCCGCGCACGAACTGGCTGAACGCGGTTTTCAGGTTGAAGTCTATGAAATGAAACATTTACCGGGGGGTAAAGCGCGCAGCATACCCGTTCCGGGAACAGGCATCAACGGACGAAAGGATTTGCCTGGGGAACACGGTTTTCGATTTTTTCCTAAGTTCTATAAACACATTCCCGATACTTTGAAACGGATTCCTTACAAAAATAATAAAAATGGCGTATATGACAATCTCGTCGAAGGTACCCGGCTGGGTTTAGCCCGATACGGAATGGATCCCGTGGAGCTCTGCACCGAATTTCCTTTCTCGCTGTCGGATATTCGGACGATGATCATCTCCATTTTTGATAACAACCTAGGATTGACAGAACATGATGTTGAACAGTATGTCAGTAAGCTCTGGCAGGTTATGACCTCCTGCGATGAACGCCGCTTTCTGGATTTTCAGCGCATTGGCTGGTGGAACTTCATACAGGCGGACAAGCAATCGGAAGCTTATCGCAAAGTATTTACGGGACTAACCCGCATTCTGGTTGCCGCTAAATCCCGCGAGGCCAACGCTTACACCATTGGAGCCGTGTGCGGTCAAATTATGGTAGACATGATTACGCCCGGCAGCGCGGATCGCCTGCTTAACGGTCCGACCAACGAAGTTTGGCTGGAGCCTTGGTTGCGGCATTTGGTCAATATGGGTGTGGAATATCATATGCAAACCAAGGCTCTTTCTATTGAATGTATAGACGGCGTCATTCAAGGCGTATGGATTGAACTTGACGGTCAACCTGTCCGTGTCACAGGTGATTATTACATTGCCGCCGTCCCCGTTGAAGTGATGGCAGGTCTTCTGAATGAGGATCTCTGCAATGCCGATCCCTTGCTGGGCAGATTGCCTGAGCTGGCAGAATCCGTAGATTGGATGAACGGCATTCAATTCTTCCTGAACGAAGACGCACCTATCATTCATGGCCATATGATATACATGGATACCCCGTGGGCTTTGACATCGGTATCCCAAAAGCAATTTTGGCCCAACTCGAATTTATCGGACTATGGAGACGGCTTGGTCCAAGGTGTTCTCTCTGTAGATATTTCAGATTGGTCTACGGAAGGCGTTATTTACGGCAAAAAAGCGATGGATTGCTCTCCAGAACAAATTAAAGAAGAAGTTTGGGAGCAGCTGAAACGCAGTTTGAACCGGGACGGCGAGATCGTATTACGAGATGAACAAGTACATAGCTGGTTTCTTGATGATGATATTCATTATCCGAATCCGGAAGGAGCATGCTCCAACATGGAACCGTTGCTGGTGAACAAAATACATACATGGGACTTACGCCCGAATGCTTACACCCAGATTCCGAATTTCTTCCTGGCGGCTGATTATGTACGCACCAATACGGATTTGGCAACGATGGAAGGGGCTAATGAAGCGGCACGCCGCGCGGTGAACTGCATACTGGAGGCGTCCGGTTCTAAAGAAGATCCATGTAAAGTGTGGGAAATGTATGAACAGACGATGCTTGCCCTGTGGCGAAAACACGATCGGGAGCGATTCCAGCAAGGATTACCATGGAACGGGGCTTTGGCTTGA